One Alphaproteobacteria bacterium genomic window carries:
- a CDS encoding methyltransferase domain-containing protein, whose amino-acid sequence MWIDCQHLDAFYKTIRGSYVSQHTQARILSHMPHPRPQRILGIGYLTHITAHILETHTSRSYVSGVPDFLGINKAHIPQLNYPTILLSDDCLPFDDYSFDLVIALHSLENTHNQQKFLRELWRVLDHKGALIVIVPNKLSTWCRSESTPFSRGNAFTTHQLMHLFHRSRFAPLGFEKFLFAPPFLPCTYTETYTILDRIMRYLVPTGGLLLGKAEKRLLIHPPQEQEPSLSTWLKQKIIPGSVHNRKNKRGYPEV is encoded by the coding sequence TTGTGGATTGATTGCCAACACTTAGATGCATTTTACAAAACTATACGCGGCTCGTATGTCTCGCAACACACGCAAGCCCGGATTCTTTCACATATGCCTCACCCACGGCCACAGCGTATTCTGGGTATTGGTTACCTCACTCACATCACAGCGCATATTCTAGAGACGCACACATCGCGCAGCTATGTTTCAGGTGTTCCAGACTTCCTCGGTATTAATAAAGCCCACATTCCTCAGTTAAATTATCCCACCATTCTGCTAAGCGATGACTGCTTGCCCTTTGATGATTATAGTTTTGATCTTGTGATTGCCCTTCATAGTCTTGAAAATACGCATAACCAACAAAAATTTCTGCGGGAGCTTTGGCGTGTGCTTGATCATAAGGGGGCATTGATCGTTATTGTTCCAAACAAATTAAGCACATGGTGCCGTTCAGAAAGTACGCCATTCAGCCGTGGGAATGCTTTCACCACACATCAACTCATGCATCTTTTTCACAGGTCTCGCTTTGCACCGCTTGGCTTCGAGAAATTTCTATTCGCCCCTCCTTTTTTGCCATGCACATACACTGAAACATACACTATACTTGATCGCATCATGCGATATCTGGTACCCACAGGTGGTCTTTTGTTAGGCAAAGCAGAAAAACGTCTCCTTATTCACCCCCCGCAAGAACAAGAACCAAGCCTAAGCACATGGCTCAAACAGAAAATAATTCCTGGATCTGTCCATAACCGCAAAAACAAAAGGGGATATCCTGAGGTCTAA